One region of Mangifera indica cultivar Alphonso chromosome 3, CATAS_Mindica_2.1, whole genome shotgun sequence genomic DNA includes:
- the LOC123212013 gene encoding 5-formyltetrahydrofolate cyclo-ligase, mitochondrial-like, translating to MWTSGLGQDAKVAVALVTQARAYTYSSLTLNYFNNKLTSPRSFGSVMIMNNNTTTNPPQQSSLDSIFAQKRLLRSKVRRTLKSMDPSLRSYEDDAIQNIVLEAPWFKSCQRLCAYISCSALREVDTSKLLSRILQTPPKDSHAKMVKKLYVPRVEDKNSNMRLFHISSVDDLIANSMNILEPAPVDADGKEREDVLQANEPVDLLLLPGLAFDRSGRRIGRGGGYYDTFLKKYQELAKERNWRQPLLVALSYSLQILDEGIIPVTPTDVPVDALVSPSGAIPISQAAFDSMKL from the exons ATGTGGACAAGTGGGCTAGGACAAGATGCGAAGGTGGCGGTGGCGCTGGTAACCCAAGCGCGCGCCTACACCTACTCTTCACTCACTCTCAACTACTTCAACAACAAACTCACCTCGCCACGCTCTTTTGGCTCCGTCATGATCATGAACAACAACACCACCACTAACCCACCACAACAATCCAGTCTGGATTCCATTTTCGCGCAAAAACGGCTCCTTCGATCAAAAGTCCGCCGGACCCTCAAGTCCATGGACCCTTCTCTTAGATCCTATGAAG ATGATGCCATTCAGAACATTGTTTTGGAAGCTCCATGGTTCAAGTCTTGTCAGAGGTTATGCGCCTATATAAGTTGCTCTGCTTTGAGAGAAGTTGATACCTCTAAATTGCTGTCTCGAATTTTGCAAACTCCACCCAAAG aTAGCCATGCGAAGATGGTGAAGAAGCTTTATGTTCCACGTGTGGAGGACAAGAACAGTAACATGCGATTGTTTCATATTTCAAGTGTTGATGATCTAATTGCCAACTCCATGAATATTTTAGAGCCAGCTCCTGTGGATGCTGATGGAAAGGAGCGAGAGGATG TGTTGCAGGCAAATGAGCCAGTGGATTTACTCCTCTTACCTG GACTTGCATTTGACAGATCTGGGAGACGCATTGGCCGTGGTGGAGG TTATTATGATACCTTCCTGAAGAAATACCAAGAGCTGGCAAAGGAGAGGAATTGGAGGCAGCCTCTCTTAG TTGCACTGTCATACTCTTTACAGATCTTGGATGAAGGAATTATACCAGTCACTCCAACTGATGTACCTGTGGATGCTCTTGTATCCCCATCTGGTGCGATTCCCATTAGCCAGGCTGCCTTTGACAG TATGAAACTTTGA
- the LOC123212158 gene encoding NAC domain-containing protein 19-like isoform X2, with amino-acid sequence MDRLVGLMFYFFHVKIISLLEEKRLHPDFSHPSINEVDIYQFDPYDLPGLSESDSDEQGWYFFSEPYYKYAKSKRANRRTHGGYWKITGPGCFVKNKSGRVIGSKKNLVFYRLGGTSKGAKTDWVMHEFYVKDESDPRYKKDFVICFIEKKSNNKSTVSTPDDGQPSESLSSNSVCKVTENPNTEVESQSSSSHHLIPDSGKNIAENSYSEVGHRLLQTTNMVTVPGSLIPESTTSVVEPQLLSSDGFVPEQMNHIPEITCLTQVIPQLQAEFDATNSSNWLNHSSIPALQMPINPDHYQGFNSCQYSTGFSEDCNVRGFEFPESTTSMVKPQLLSGHGFVPDPMYHIPEITCPMVDPQLQAEFDATNDSNWLNQSSIPALQLPIDPDHCQGFSGSQYSTGFSDDCNVQDFGLEGEFGDVNSLWNFENEFPWEVTGQIPPVRGDTETINYTSVACGL; translated from the exons ATGGATCGTCTTGTGGGGCTTATGTTCTACTTTTTTCATGTGAAAATAATCAGTCTTCTGGAGGAGAAGAGGCTTCATCCTGATTTCTCTCACCCCAGTATTAACGAGGTTGATATCTACCAGTTCGATCCCTACGACTTGCCTG GGCTTTCAGAAAGCGACTCCGATGAACAAGGATGGTACTTTTTCTCTGAACCTTATTACAAGTATGCAAAGAGTAAACGTGCCAACCGACGAACCCATGGTGGGTATTGGAAGATAACTGGTCCAGGTTGTTTTGTCAAGAATAAAAGTGGCCGAGTCATCGGCAGTAAAAAGAATCTGGTTTTTTATAGACTTGGTGGTACTTCTAAGGGAGCCAAGACTGACTGGGTCATGCACGAGTTCTATGTCAAGGATGAGAGTGACCCTCGTTATAAG aaggattttgttatttgtttcatagaaaaaaaatcaaataacaaatcTACCGTTTCAACTCCTGATGATGGTCAGCCAAGTGAGAGTTTGTCTTCTAATTCTGTATGTAAAGTTACAGAAAACCCTAACACAGAG GTTGAATCTCAGTCATCATCAAGTCACCATTTGATTCCCGATTCTGGAAAGAATATTGCAGAAAATTCTTATTCAGAA GTGGGACATCGACTACTACAAACAACCAATATGGTTACTGTACCGGGAAGTTTGATTCCAGAAAGTACTACCTCAGTG GTAGAACCTCAACTACTATCTAGTGATGGTTTTGTTCCTGAACAGATGAATCATATTCCAGAAATTACCTGCCTAACA CAGGTAATTCCTCAACTACAAGCTGAATTTGATGCAACCAACAGCTCTAATTGGTTGAATCACAGCTCTATTCCTGCACTACAGATGCCAATCAATCCAGACCACTACCAGGGATTCAATAGCTGCCAATACTCAACTGGGTTTAGTGAAGATTGTAATGTGCGGGGTTTCGAGTTTCCAGAAAGTACTACCTCAATG GTAAAACCTCAACTACTTTCTGGTCATGGTTTTGTTCCTGACCCGATGTATCATATTCCAGAAATTACCTGCCCAATG GTAGATCCTCAACTACAAGCTGAATTTGATGCAACCAATGACTCTAATTGGTTGAATCAAAGCTCTATCCCAGCACTACAGTTGCCAATCGATCCAGACCACTGCCAGGGATTCAGTGGCTCCCAATACTCAACTGGATTTAGTGACGACTGTAATGTGCAGGATTTCGGGTTGGAGGGTGAATTTGGAGATGTGAATTCACTATGGAACTTCGAGAATGAATTTCCTTGGGAAGTTACCGGACAGATTCCTCCTGTTCGTGGAGACACTGAAACCATCAACTACACTTCAGTAGCATGTGGACTGTAA
- the LOC123212012 gene encoding serine/threonine-protein phosphatase PP2A-2 catalytic subunit-like, with the protein MPSQAHLDRQIEHLMQCKPLSEAEVKTLCEQARAILVEEWNVQPVKCPVTVCGDIHGQFHDLVELFRIGGNAPDTNYLFMGDYVDRGYYSVETVSLLVALKVRYRDRITILRGNHESRQITQVYGFYDECLRKYGNANVWKHFTDLFDYLPLTALIESQVFCLHGGLSPSLDTLDNVRALDRIQEVPHEGPMCDLLWSDPDDRCGWGISPRGAGYTFGQDIAAQFNHTNGLTLVSRAHQLVMEGYNWCQEKNVVTVFSAPNYCYRCGNMAAILEIGENMEQNFLQFDPAPRQIEPDNTRRTPDYFL; encoded by the exons ATGCCTTCGCAGGCCCATCTGGACCGTCAGATCGAGCACCTTATGCAGTGCAAGCCTTTATCAGAAGCGGAGGTGAAGACCTTATGCGAGCAAGCTCGAGCGATTCTGGTGGAGGAATGGAACGTGCAACCCGTCAAGTGTCCAGTCACTGTCTGCGGCGACATTCACGGACAGTTCCACGATCTTGTTGAACTTTTTCGAATCGGTGGCAACGCTCCTGACACTAATTATCTCTTCATGGGCGACTATGTGG ATCGTGGATACTACTCAGTGGAGACTGTCAGCCTTTTAGTCGCACTGAAAGTTCGGTATAGAGATAGAATAACAATTCTAAGAGGAAACCACGAGAGTCGTCAGATAACTCAAGT GTATGGATTTTATGATGAATGCTTGAGAAAATATGGAAATGCTAATGTCTGGAAGCATTTCACCGACCTCTTTGATTATTTGCCACTTACAGCTCTAATCGAGAGTCAG GTATTCTGCTTGCATGGTGGACTTTCGCCATCTTTGGATACATTAGATAATGTCCGTGCTCTGGACCGTATACAGGAG GTTCCTCATGAGGGCCCAATGTGTGATCTCTTGTGGTCTGATCCGGATGACCGGTGTGGATGGGGAATATCTCCTCGTGGTGCTGGATACACGTTTGGACAGGATATTGCTGCACAGTTCAACCATACTAATGGGCTCACTCTTGTTTCTAGGGCTCACCAGCTTGTTATGGAAGGATACAATTGGTGCCAG GAGAAGAATGTGGTGACCGTGTTCAGTGCACCAAATTACTGCTACCGGTGTGGAAATATGGCTGCAATTCTTGAAATTGGGGAGAATATGGAGCAGAACTTTCTTCAATTTGACCCAGCTCCTCGTCAGATTGAACCAGATAATACACGCAGGACCCCAGACTATTTTTTGTGA
- the LOC123210620 gene encoding putative NAC domain-containing protein 94, translating into MALLVGFMYRLLHIEIIRLLMKKRTDPEFSRPDINELDIYKLDPFMLPEHSEIKSDEQVWNFFCKPDYKYANSKRANRITVNGYWKITGKPIEVKDKFGKVIGCKKTLVYHRCVDVASKMVKKTDWVMNEFSVEDSSRYKMDFVFCYIQKNPNSKSNVSTPNNDQHQLSQNLVSDAEIYATEKNSAEVEHQQPSSQPFRKNILEVESKVQSHYNLVPGTGNHFLPKNYCMEEPQLLSDQNLGLDPRNNFADNASPKEIECQPLSGHNLFSDDQRNHFVPIKSSINDSALIPSSMVESQLLSSQNLVSDSSGTHLTPNASLMEDLQQLAGALFGSDHSSVYSLQRWPIHPEHGSSFSHSNGFDKNSTFLSSQFHGELEDEQIARRNFQDTYPDQATGQTLPADTDTDDIDAFVDGLIIDNPPLS; encoded by the exons ATGGCCCTTCTTGTAGGTTTCATGTACCGTCTGCTGCATATAGAGATCATCCGTCTCCTCATGAAGAAGCGGACGGACCCAGAATTTTCTCGACCCGATATTAATGAGCTCGATATCTACAAGCTCGATCCGTTTATGTTACCTG AGCATTCAGAAATTAAGTCCGATGAACAAGTTTGGAATTTTTTCTGTAAGCCTGATTATAAGTACGCAAACAGTAAACGTGCCAACCGAATAACTGTGAATGGTTACTGGAAGATTACAGGAAAACCCATTGAAGTCAAGGATAAATTTGGCAAAGTGATTGGTTGCAAGAAGACTTTGGTTTACCATAGATGTGTTGATGTTGCTTCGAAGATGGTCAAGAAGACTGACTGGGTCATGAACGAATTCTCTGTTGAGGACAGCTCTCGTTATAAG ATGGATTTTGTTTTCTGCTACAttcaaaaaaatccaaatagCAAGTCTAATGTTTCAACTCCTAATAATGATCAACATCAACTGAGTCAGAATTTGGTTTCTGATGCTGAAATCTATGCTACAGAAAAAAATTCAGCAGAG GTTGAACATCAGCAACCTTCCAGTCAGCCTTTTAGAAAAAACATTTTGGAA GTGGAATCCAAGGTGCAATCACATTACAATTTGGTTCCGGGTACAGGAAATCATTTTCTGCCTAAGAATTATTGTATG GAAGAACCTCAACTACTATCAGATCAAAATTTGGGTTTGGATCCAAGAAACAACTTTGCAGATAATGCTTCTCCAAAG GAGATAGAATGTCAACCACTATCAGGTCACAATTTGTTTTCTGATGATCAAAGAAATCATTTTGTGCCAATTAAATCTTCAATAAATGATTCTGCATTGATTCCCTCTTCAATG GTAGAATCTCAACTACTATCAAGTCAGAACTTAGTTTCTGATTCTTCAGGAACTCATTTGACACCAAATGCTTCTTTGATG GAAGACCTTCAACAACTTGCTGGTGCACTATTTGGCAGTGATCACAGCTCAGTGTACTCACTGCAGCGCTGGCCAATTCACCCAGAACATGGATCCTCCTTCTCACACTCAAACGGCTTTGATAAAAACTCTACTTTCCTGAGTTCTCAATTTCATGGAGAGCTTGAAGATGAGCAGATTGCACGAAGGAATTTCCAGGACACATATCCTGACCAAGCAACTGGACAGACTCTTCCTGCTGATACAGACACTGATGACATCGATGCTTTCGTGGACGGGCTAATTATCGACAATCCTCCTCTCAGTTAA
- the LOC123212158 gene encoding NAC domain-containing protein 19-like isoform X1, translating to MDRLVGLMFYFFHVKIISLLEEKRLHPDFSHPSINEVDIYQFDPYDLPGLSESDSDEQGWYFFSEPYYKYAKSKRANRRTHGGYWKITGPGCFVKNKSGRVIGSKKNLVFYRLGGTSKGAKTDWVMHEFYVKDESDPRYKKDFVICFIEKKSNNKSTVSTPDDGQPSESLSSNSVCKVTENPNTEVESQSSSSHHLIPDSGKNIAENSYSEVGHRLLQTTNMVTVPGSLIPESTTSVVEPQLLSSDGFVPEQMNHIPEITCLTQVIPQLQAEFDATNSSNWLNHSSIPALQMPINPDHYQGFNSCQYSTGFSEDCNVRGFEFPESTTSMVKPQLLSGHGFVPDPMYHIPEITCPMQVDPQLQAEFDATNDSNWLNQSSIPALQLPIDPDHCQGFSGSQYSTGFSDDCNVQDFGLEGEFGDVNSLWNFENEFPWEVTGQIPPVRGDTETINYTSVACGL from the exons ATGGATCGTCTTGTGGGGCTTATGTTCTACTTTTTTCATGTGAAAATAATCAGTCTTCTGGAGGAGAAGAGGCTTCATCCTGATTTCTCTCACCCCAGTATTAACGAGGTTGATATCTACCAGTTCGATCCCTACGACTTGCCTG GGCTTTCAGAAAGCGACTCCGATGAACAAGGATGGTACTTTTTCTCTGAACCTTATTACAAGTATGCAAAGAGTAAACGTGCCAACCGACGAACCCATGGTGGGTATTGGAAGATAACTGGTCCAGGTTGTTTTGTCAAGAATAAAAGTGGCCGAGTCATCGGCAGTAAAAAGAATCTGGTTTTTTATAGACTTGGTGGTACTTCTAAGGGAGCCAAGACTGACTGGGTCATGCACGAGTTCTATGTCAAGGATGAGAGTGACCCTCGTTATAAG aaggattttgttatttgtttcatagaaaaaaaatcaaataacaaatcTACCGTTTCAACTCCTGATGATGGTCAGCCAAGTGAGAGTTTGTCTTCTAATTCTGTATGTAAAGTTACAGAAAACCCTAACACAGAG GTTGAATCTCAGTCATCATCAAGTCACCATTTGATTCCCGATTCTGGAAAGAATATTGCAGAAAATTCTTATTCAGAA GTGGGACATCGACTACTACAAACAACCAATATGGTTACTGTACCGGGAAGTTTGATTCCAGAAAGTACTACCTCAGTG GTAGAACCTCAACTACTATCTAGTGATGGTTTTGTTCCTGAACAGATGAATCATATTCCAGAAATTACCTGCCTAACA CAGGTAATTCCTCAACTACAAGCTGAATTTGATGCAACCAACAGCTCTAATTGGTTGAATCACAGCTCTATTCCTGCACTACAGATGCCAATCAATCCAGACCACTACCAGGGATTCAATAGCTGCCAATACTCAACTGGGTTTAGTGAAGATTGTAATGTGCGGGGTTTCGAGTTTCCAGAAAGTACTACCTCAATG GTAAAACCTCAACTACTTTCTGGTCATGGTTTTGTTCCTGACCCGATGTATCATATTCCAGAAATTACCTGCCCAATG CAGGTAGATCCTCAACTACAAGCTGAATTTGATGCAACCAATGACTCTAATTGGTTGAATCAAAGCTCTATCCCAGCACTACAGTTGCCAATCGATCCAGACCACTGCCAGGGATTCAGTGGCTCCCAATACTCAACTGGATTTAGTGACGACTGTAATGTGCAGGATTTCGGGTTGGAGGGTGAATTTGGAGATGTGAATTCACTATGGAACTTCGAGAATGAATTTCCTTGGGAAGTTACCGGACAGATTCCTCCTGTTCGTGGAGACACTGAAACCATCAACTACACTTCAGTAGCATGTGGACTGTAA